A stretch of the Streptomyces sp. NBC_01428 genome encodes the following:
- a CDS encoding WGR domain-containing protein: MSAAQTRQTGNTTYLELSQDSGGAHKFYEVTVEQTTVSVRYGRIGVDGQRQTSGFPTVEKAQAAAAKKIAEKVRKGYAPAVRGQRAARPVTRRQVTSAPSTARATAPVLWRFRTGASAFGIHVDEDRCWVGNQHGDVYNLSHAGEVLAHYSLPDGVKCLVADDFWIYAGCDDGRVYDLSSKVPFAAYEIAAEVDIFWLDIHAGVLSVSDRRGGLTVIDHEDELQWSRNSGGDHAWMVRADDHAVYHGHSRGVTAYAADGAGLLWHTDTGGNVLFGWQEENAVYAGTGRRQVQRLAKSTGRVEATYLCDAPVYSCATSPGGRYVFAGDSASSVYCFTADGTRLWKLGTGGGSALSMQYHDERLYIVSTDGSLACIDATESAIRAAESGTVPVAADVKLAAALPTYAPLTTAASVATVSALPAPGDGVVVECVQEGGRVRVHVVSEGYETGWKVQFPRAIREPGARYVVDALHSSVGGFYRVRGEIRRLV; this comes from the coding sequence GTGTCCGCTGCGCAGACGCGACAGACGGGGAACACGACGTATCTGGAGCTGTCCCAGGACAGCGGCGGCGCCCACAAGTTCTACGAGGTGACGGTCGAGCAGACCACCGTCTCCGTGCGGTACGGCCGGATCGGTGTCGACGGCCAGCGCCAGACATCCGGCTTCCCCACCGTCGAGAAGGCCCAGGCCGCCGCTGCCAAGAAGATAGCCGAGAAGGTCCGCAAGGGGTACGCGCCCGCGGTCCGGGGACAGCGCGCGGCCCGCCCGGTGACGCGCCGGCAGGTAACGTCGGCGCCCTCCACGGCCCGCGCCACGGCGCCCGTGCTGTGGCGGTTCCGCACAGGAGCCTCGGCGTTCGGCATCCATGTCGACGAGGACCGCTGCTGGGTCGGCAACCAGCACGGCGACGTGTACAACCTGAGCCACGCCGGGGAGGTGCTCGCGCACTACTCCCTGCCCGACGGAGTCAAGTGCCTGGTGGCGGACGACTTCTGGATCTACGCGGGCTGCGACGACGGCCGGGTGTACGACCTCTCCTCGAAGGTGCCGTTCGCGGCCTACGAGATAGCGGCCGAGGTCGACATCTTCTGGCTGGACATCCACGCGGGCGTGCTCAGCGTGTCCGACCGCAGGGGCGGGCTGACCGTCATCGACCACGAGGACGAGCTCCAGTGGTCGCGCAACTCCGGTGGTGACCACGCCTGGATGGTGCGCGCCGACGACCATGCCGTGTACCACGGGCACAGCCGAGGGGTGACGGCGTACGCCGCGGACGGCGCGGGCCTGCTCTGGCACACCGACACCGGCGGCAACGTGCTGTTCGGCTGGCAGGAGGAGAACGCGGTCTACGCGGGGACCGGACGGCGGCAGGTACAGCGGCTCGCCAAGTCCACCGGCCGGGTCGAGGCCACGTATCTCTGCGACGCTCCCGTCTACTCGTGCGCCACGTCCCCCGGCGGCCGGTACGTGTTCGCGGGCGACTCGGCCTCCTCCGTCTACTGCTTCACGGCCGACGGGACCCGGCTGTGGAAGCTCGGCACCGGCGGCGGCTCCGCGCTGTCCATGCAGTACCACGACGAGCGGCTGTACATCGTCTCCACGGACGGTTCGCTGGCCTGCATCGACGCGACGGAGAGCGCCATCCGGGCCGCCGAGTCCGGCACCGTCCCGGTCGCGGCGGACGTCAAGCTGGCGGCGGCCCTGCCGACCTACGCACCGCTGACGACCGCCGCGTCCGTCGCCACGGTCAGCGCCCTCCCCGCGCCGGGGGACGGCGTGGTCGTCGAATGCGTCCAGGAGGGCGGACGCGTCCGGGTCCACGTGGTCTCCGAGGGGTACGAGACCGGCTGGAAGGTCCAGTTCCCGCGGGCGATACGCGAGCCCGGCGCCCGCTATGTGGTGGACGCGCTGCACTCCTCCGTCGGCGGCTTCTACCGGGTGCGCGGAGAGATCAGGCGCCTCGTGTGA
- the tsaD gene encoding tRNA (adenosine(37)-N6)-threonylcarbamoyltransferase complex transferase subunit TsaD: MGSTVVLGIESSCDETGAGLVSDGRLLGHTVGSSMDEHARFGGVVPEIAARAHLHAVRPVVRQALDDAGLRLSDVGAVAVTTGPGLPGALRVGVAGAKGLAYALGVPLYGVHHLAGHVAADTLEHGPLPDPCVVFVVSGGHTSLLLVRDLARDPIARLGDTLDDAAGECFDKVARVFGLPCPGGPAIDRAARSGSPHAVSSPRPLPGSYDFSFSGLKTAAARWAEGHARRELPVADGAASLQEAVADVLTRKAVAACVEHGVDTLVIVGGVAANARVRSLARHRCRAAGVELRVPPPWLCTDNGAMIAAVGDLLVHAGAAPAPLDVSIDPSAPLEYAALHPAGAAARPVVPA; encoded by the coding sequence ATGGGGTCGACGGTCGTGCTGGGAATCGAGTCGTCCTGCGACGAGACCGGTGCCGGGCTGGTCAGCGACGGGCGGCTGCTCGGGCACACGGTGGGGTCGAGCATGGACGAGCACGCGCGTTTCGGCGGCGTCGTCCCGGAGATCGCCGCCCGCGCCCACCTCCACGCAGTGCGGCCGGTGGTCCGTCAGGCGCTGGACGACGCGGGGCTGCGGCTGTCCGACGTCGGCGCCGTCGCCGTCACCACCGGCCCCGGCCTGCCCGGCGCCCTGCGGGTGGGGGTGGCCGGCGCCAAGGGCCTCGCCTACGCGCTGGGCGTTCCCCTGTACGGCGTGCACCATCTCGCGGGACACGTCGCCGCCGACACCCTGGAGCACGGCCCGCTGCCGGACCCGTGCGTGGTGTTCGTCGTCTCCGGCGGCCACACCTCACTGCTTCTGGTGCGTGACCTGGCCCGTGATCCGATCGCCCGTCTCGGCGACACTCTCGACGACGCCGCCGGGGAGTGCTTCGACAAGGTCGCCCGGGTCTTCGGGCTGCCCTGTCCGGGCGGCCCGGCCATCGACCGGGCGGCGCGCTCGGGCAGTCCGCACGCGGTCTCCTCCCCGCGCCCACTGCCCGGCTCGTACGACTTCTCCTTCTCCGGCCTGAAGACGGCGGCCGCCCGCTGGGCGGAAGGGCACGCGCGTCGCGAACTGCCGGTGGCCGACGGGGCCGCCTCGCTCCAGGAGGCCGTCGCCGACGTGCTGACCCGCAAGGCGGTCGCCGCCTGCGTCGAGCACGGCGTGGACACGCTGGTGATCGTCGGCGGCGTGGCCGCGAACGCGCGGGTGCGGTCGCTCGCCCGGCACCGCTGCCGCGCGGCCGGCGTCGAACTGCGCGTGCCGCCGCCGTGGTTGTGCACGGACAACGGCGCCATGATCGCCGCCGTCGGCGACCTCCTCGTACACGCCGGGGCAGCACCCGCCCCGCTCGACGTGTCCATCGACCCGTCGGCACCCCTGGAGTACGCCGCCCTGCATCCCGCCGGGGCCGCGGCCCGGCCGGTCGTGCCCGCCTGA
- a CDS encoding LCP family protein, which translates to MNEDGRAEDAPTKGADAPAVRPRRRASRTRRVLLGALVLFAVALLLMGGVAWWAVDHYTGKVDRISGVFPKVPAAAQPAASDGGQTFLLVGVDSRSDLPTTGRDAKAPEWKYGAQRSDTMMLVHLPADHSGAYVVSLPRDAWVDIPGHGKAKLNASFSWGGPPLLIDTVQRLTKVRVDHLAVIDWDGFKKLTDSVGGVNLVVDGASRHMNGTQALTYVRERHHLARGDFDRTHRQQYFLRTLLSKVMQPSTFKNPVKAGEVLDDLTAAVSVDDRLGDGDLRDLLWDNKKVRPGNMVFMNAPAKGTGTIAGQSVVLLDQTNGSDLWRAMREDALDVYLQSHDVDRLGATTS; encoded by the coding sequence GTGAACGAGGACGGTCGCGCGGAGGACGCCCCGACGAAGGGCGCCGACGCCCCCGCGGTGCGTCCGCGGCGTCGCGCGAGCCGCACGCGGCGGGTGCTCCTCGGGGCGCTCGTGCTGTTCGCGGTGGCCCTGTTGCTGATGGGCGGCGTCGCCTGGTGGGCCGTCGACCACTACACCGGAAAGGTCGACCGCATCTCCGGGGTCTTCCCCAAGGTCCCCGCCGCGGCCCAGCCGGCTGCCTCCGACGGCGGACAGACGTTCCTGCTCGTCGGGGTCGACAGCCGCTCCGACCTGCCGACCACCGGCCGTGACGCCAAGGCTCCCGAATGGAAGTACGGCGCCCAGCGCAGCGACACGATGATGCTGGTCCACCTCCCGGCCGACCACTCCGGCGCCTACGTCGTCTCGCTGCCCCGCGACGCGTGGGTGGACATCCCCGGACACGGCAAGGCGAAGCTCAACGCCTCCTTCTCGTGGGGCGGACCGCCGCTCCTCATCGACACCGTCCAGCGGCTCACCAAGGTGCGCGTCGACCATCTCGCGGTCATCGACTGGGACGGATTCAAGAAGCTCACCGACTCCGTGGGCGGCGTGAACCTCGTCGTGGACGGCGCGAGCCGCCACATGAACGGCACGCAGGCGCTCACCTATGTGCGGGAGCGGCACCACCTCGCGCGCGGCGACTTCGACCGGACGCACCGTCAGCAGTACTTCCTGCGCACGCTGTTGTCGAAGGTCATGCAGCCGTCCACCTTCAAGAACCCGGTCAAGGCGGGCGAGGTGCTGGACGACCTCACCGCCGCGGTGAGCGTCGACGACCGGCTCGGCGACGGCGACCTGCGGGACCTGCTCTGGGACAACAAGAAGGTCCGCCCCGGCAACATGGTCTTCATGAACGCCCCCGCCAAGGGGACCGGCACCATCGCGGGGCAGTCGGTGGTCCTGCTCGACCAGACCAACGGATCCGACCTGTGGCGGGCGATGCGCGAGGACGCCCTCGACGTCTACCTCCAGTCCCACGACGTCGACCGGCTCGGCGCCACGACGTCCTGA
- a CDS encoding glycoside hydrolase family 71 protein, translating to MTDQPARPQRQHRRPPGRRRRTALGAFFGLLLIGVVAGTGLALDRQGGAPSAERADATALPFDRPSADVLRASPHLVFAHYFTPYPLSLDNQPASRDYYTRNYLTPQGEQGKHAAYGGLLRDRPEPVTPSTGNWQLANLEREVRTARDAGLDGFTVDLLSLTGPNRERVDLLLRAAHRVAPGFRIVLMPDMTSLHTDPRTLADQLARLAASPAAYRLADGRLVVSPFKAEAQEPAWWNEVTARLRQHGIGTALVPVFLNFRANAERFAPISHAFSSWGNRSYARQDNVPGDVRLAHSLGKKWMQAVSVQDARPNQGVYDEAGNTATLRSTWNHAISDGADWVQLTTWNDYSEGSQFAPSLHNGHTYLDISSYYLTRFKTGAWPRIVRDTVYVTSRVQFTGGGGVQQARLMRPRAGTAAPRDQVELLTFLTAPASVTARVGSVPHAYQAPVGVNAHALPLSPGRTQVVARRAGDTAAAVTTRYPARRTATVQDLQYYGVSSGR from the coding sequence ATGACGGATCAGCCCGCACGTCCACAGCGCCAGCACCGGAGGCCGCCTGGAAGGCGGCGGCGCACCGCGCTCGGAGCCTTCTTCGGCCTGCTCCTCATCGGGGTCGTCGCCGGCACGGGACTGGCCCTCGACCGACAGGGCGGGGCGCCCTCCGCCGAGCGGGCGGACGCCACGGCGCTGCCCTTCGACCGGCCCTCCGCCGACGTGCTGCGGGCCAGTCCCCACCTGGTCTTCGCGCACTACTTCACGCCGTACCCGCTCTCGCTGGACAACCAGCCCGCGTCCCGGGACTACTACACCCGCAACTACCTGACGCCCCAGGGCGAACAGGGCAAGCACGCGGCCTACGGCGGTCTGCTGCGCGACCGGCCCGAACCCGTGACCCCCTCCACCGGGAACTGGCAACTCGCCAACCTGGAGCGGGAGGTGAGGACCGCCCGGGACGCCGGGCTCGACGGCTTCACCGTCGACCTCCTCTCCCTGACCGGCCCCAACCGCGAGCGGGTCGACCTGCTGCTGCGCGCCGCGCACCGCGTCGCCCCCGGCTTCCGGATCGTGCTGATGCCGGACATGACCTCGCTGCACACCGATCCGCGCACGCTCGCCGACCAGTTGGCCCGGCTGGCCGCGTCACCCGCCGCGTACCGGCTGGCCGACGGACGTCTCGTGGTCTCCCCGTTCAAGGCCGAGGCCCAGGAGCCGGCCTGGTGGAACGAGGTCACCGCGCGACTGCGCCAACACGGCATCGGCACCGCGCTCGTCCCCGTCTTCCTGAACTTCCGGGCCAACGCCGAACGCTTCGCGCCCATCAGCCACGCCTTCTCGTCCTGGGGCAACCGCAGTTACGCCCGCCAGGACAACGTCCCCGGTGACGTCCGCCTCGCCCACTCGCTCGGCAAGAAGTGGATGCAGGCCGTCTCCGTGCAGGACGCGCGACCCAACCAGGGTGTCTACGACGAGGCCGGCAACACCGCCACCCTGCGGTCGACCTGGAACCACGCGATCTCCGACGGCGCGGACTGGGTGCAGCTCACCACCTGGAACGACTACTCCGAGGGCAGCCAGTTCGCGCCCTCGCTGCACAACGGCCACACGTACCTGGACATCTCCTCGTACTACCTCACGCGCTTCAAGACCGGGGCCTGGCCGAGGATCGTGCGCGACACCGTGTACGTCACCTCCCGGGTCCAGTTCACCGGCGGCGGTGGGGTGCAGCAGGCCCGGCTGATGCGGCCCCGAGCGGGGACCGCGGCCCCGCGCGACCAGGTGGAACTGCTCACCTTCCTGACCGCGCCGGCCTCCGTGACCGCCCGCGTGGGCTCCGTGCCCCACGCCTACCAGGCTCCCGTCGGCGTCAACGCCCATGCCCTGCCCCTGAGTCCGGGCCGCACCCAGGTCGTCGCCCGCCGGGCGGGCGACACCGCGGCGGCCGTCACGACCCGCTATCCGGCCCGCCGGACGGCGACCGTGCAGGACCTGCAGTACTACGGGGTGTCGAGCGGGCGGTGA
- a CDS encoding winged helix-turn-helix transcriptional regulator, which produces MRRTSFANWPCSIARTMDLLGDWWTPLVLREAFYGIKRFDAFQQELGIARNTLTDRLRRLVDEGLMEKRVYQTDPVRHDYVLTEMGRDFFGVLAAMNSWGNRWLSGEQGPPVVFHHDRCGHESEAAVVCADCGEPMTADDTRPRLGPGYPPHLAERPDIRSRFTD; this is translated from the coding sequence GTGAGGCGGACTTCTTTTGCGAACTGGCCGTGTTCCATCGCGCGCACGATGGACCTCCTCGGCGACTGGTGGACACCGCTGGTGCTGCGGGAGGCCTTCTACGGGATCAAGCGGTTCGACGCGTTCCAGCAGGAGCTGGGCATCGCGCGCAACACGCTGACCGACCGGCTGCGCCGGCTCGTCGACGAGGGCCTCATGGAGAAGCGGGTCTATCAGACGGACCCGGTGCGCCACGACTACGTGCTCACCGAGATGGGCCGCGACTTCTTCGGGGTGCTGGCCGCCATGAACAGCTGGGGCAACCGCTGGCTCAGCGGTGAGCAGGGGCCACCGGTCGTCTTCCATCACGACCGCTGCGGACACGAGAGCGAGGCGGCCGTCGTGTGCGCCGACTGCGGCGAGCCGATGACGGCCGACGACACCCGGCCGCGCCTCGGCCCCGGCTATCCGCCGCACCTGGCCGAACGGCCGGACATCCGCAGCCGCTTCACGGACTGA
- a CDS encoding exopolysaccharide biosynthesis polyprenyl glycosylphosphotransferase, giving the protein MGRKSRWYLPASLITDLVGAGVPVTVMFSTAHQPWPVPSGIVAGLAWAGVQLFRSRYAARSIGESRGTLPVLHDWFILLGVLAVVHASAGIRLRAPLCLLALLPALLLTLLCHKAVHRHLAAVRRNAQAVIKVLVVGEPVAANGVTAHLASRTDHPYVAVGAVPVGSGPFDSGIRTVERLAATAPEAPAEDANLVISAVHRLGADLVLVVPGAATSGERLRRLSWGLHDAGIELFVAPGLVEVSVKRLETGSAGGMSLLRVAPPVREGMQPLLKGLLDRSIALLGLLALTPVLLLVGLAVKLSSRGPVLYLHERIGRSGRSFVMWKFRTMRVGSDRLKAELAEENENDGLMFKMRRDPRVTRVGHWLRRTSLDELPQLVNVLKGDMSLVGPRPPLADEVAHYTPVEWRRLSVRPGMTGLWQISGRSDLSWDETVQLDLSYVDNWSFTSDVDVMARTFRAVVDGRGAY; this is encoded by the coding sequence ATGGGACGCAAGTCCCGTTGGTATCTTCCCGCGTCGCTGATCACCGATCTCGTCGGCGCGGGCGTACCGGTCACCGTCATGTTCTCCACCGCGCACCAGCCGTGGCCCGTGCCGAGCGGGATCGTCGCCGGACTCGCGTGGGCGGGCGTCCAGTTGTTCCGTTCGCGGTACGCGGCGCGGAGCATCGGCGAGAGCCGGGGCACCCTGCCCGTGCTCCACGACTGGTTCATCCTGCTGGGTGTGCTCGCGGTGGTGCACGCCTCGGCCGGGATCCGGCTGCGGGCCCCGCTGTGCCTGCTGGCGCTGCTGCCGGCGCTGCTGCTGACCCTGCTGTGCCATAAGGCGGTTCACCGCCATCTCGCCGCCGTGCGCAGAAACGCCCAGGCCGTGATCAAGGTCCTGGTGGTGGGCGAGCCGGTCGCGGCGAACGGCGTCACCGCGCATCTCGCCTCGCGCACCGACCACCCGTACGTGGCGGTGGGTGCCGTCCCGGTGGGCTCGGGTCCGTTCGACTCGGGGATCAGGACCGTGGAGCGGCTCGCCGCCACCGCGCCGGAAGCCCCGGCGGAGGACGCCAACCTCGTGATCAGCGCGGTGCACCGGCTCGGCGCCGACCTGGTGCTGGTCGTACCCGGCGCCGCGACCTCCGGGGAGCGGCTGCGGCGGCTGTCCTGGGGGCTGCACGACGCCGGCATCGAACTGTTCGTCGCCCCCGGTCTGGTGGAGGTCTCCGTCAAACGGCTGGAGACCGGCTCGGCCGGCGGGATGTCGCTGCTGCGCGTCGCCCCTCCGGTACGGGAGGGCATGCAGCCGCTGCTCAAGGGGCTTCTGGACCGGAGCATCGCCCTGCTGGGGCTGCTCGCGCTGACTCCCGTACTCCTGCTGGTCGGGCTCGCGGTGAAGCTGTCCTCACGGGGTCCGGTCCTCTATCTGCACGAGCGCATCGGCCGGTCCGGCCGCTCCTTCGTGATGTGGAAGTTCCGCACCATGCGGGTCGGTTCCGACCGGCTGAAGGCCGAACTGGCCGAGGAGAACGAGAACGACGGGCTGATGTTCAAGATGCGCCGGGACCCGCGGGTCACCCGGGTCGGCCACTGGCTGCGGCGCACCTCGCTGGACGAACTGCCCCAGCTCGTCAACGTCCTCAAGGGTGACATGTCCCTGGTGGGTCCGCGTCCGCCGCTGGCGGACGAGGTGGCGCACTACACCCCGGTCGAGTGGCGGCGGCTGAGCGTACGGCCGGGCATGACCGGGCTGTGGCAGATCAGCGGACGCTCGGACCTCTCTTGGGACGAAACGGTTCAGCTAGATCTGAGCTATGTCGACAACTGGTCCTTCACCAGCGATGTCGACGTCATGGCCCGCACGTTCCGCGCCGTCGTCGACGGCCGCGGGGCGTACTGA
- a CDS encoding superoxide dismutase translates to MAVYSLPELPYDYAALEPVINPQIVELHHDKHHAAYVKGANDTLEQLAEARDKEAWGSINGLEKNLAFHLSGHILHSIYWHNMTGDGGGEPLAADGVGDLADAITESFGSFAGFKAQLTKAAATTQGSGWGVLAYEPLSGRLIVEQVYDHQGNVGQGSTPILVFDAWEHAFYLQYKNQKVDFIDAMWAVVNWQDVSRRYAAAKERGDSLLLAP, encoded by the coding sequence ATGGCGGTGTACTCGCTCCCGGAACTTCCCTACGACTACGCGGCGCTGGAACCGGTGATCAATCCCCAGATCGTCGAGCTGCACCACGACAAGCACCACGCGGCGTACGTCAAGGGCGCGAACGACACACTGGAGCAGCTCGCGGAGGCGCGGGACAAGGAGGCGTGGGGGTCGATCAACGGCCTGGAGAAGAACCTGGCCTTCCACCTCTCCGGACACATCCTGCACAGCATCTACTGGCACAACATGACGGGCGACGGCGGCGGCGAGCCCCTGGCCGCGGACGGCGTGGGCGACCTCGCGGACGCGATCACCGAGTCCTTCGGCTCCTTCGCCGGCTTCAAGGCGCAGCTCACCAAGGCCGCCGCGACCACCCAGGGTTCCGGCTGGGGCGTCCTCGCCTACGAGCCGCTGAGCGGCCGCCTGATCGTCGAGCAGGTCTACGACCACCAGGGCAACGTCGGGCAGGGATCGACCCCGATCCTGGTCTTCGACGCCTGGGAGCACGCCTTCTACCTGCAGTACAAGAACCAGAAGGTCGACTTCATCGACGCCATGTGGGCCGTCGTCAACTGGCAGGACGTGTCCCGGCGTTACGCGGCGGCCAAGGAACGCGGCGACAGCCTGCTGCTCGCGCCGTGA